A window of Salmo trutta unplaced genomic scaffold, fSalTru1.1, whole genome shotgun sequence contains these coding sequences:
- the LOC115182342 gene encoding proteoglycan 4 produces the protein MEIPQHFRTATKPQRQTTAQPQPQLQTTTQPQPQPQTTTQPQPQTTTQPQPQTTTQPQPQLQTNTQPQPQPQTTTQPQPQTTTQPQLQTTTQPQPQPQTTTQPQHQQQTTIQPQHQPQTTVQPQPQPQTTIQPQHQPQTTVQPQPQPQTTTQPQPQTTTQPQPQTNTQPQHQQQTTIQPQCQLQTTTQPQPQPQTTIQPQTTTQPEHQPQTSTQPQTTTQPQPQPQTTTQPQTTTQPEHQPQTTTQPQTTTQPQPQHQTLAPLPSWSLCLKGTPSVRNAEAAFLSLLLFCHSGSSSSKIAIDNKIEQAMDLVKSHLMLAVREEMELLRKRINQLSERNAQLERENYILRALRDRQRH, from the exons ATGGAGATTCCACAACACTTTAGGACCGCAACTAAACCTCAACGACAGACCACTGCTCAACCCCAACCTCAACTCCAGACCACTactcaaccccaaccccaaccgcAGACCACTACTCAACCCCAACCCCAGACCACTACTCAACCCCAACCCCAGACCACTactcaaccccaaccccaactccAGACCAATactcaaccccaaccccaaccccagacCACTACTCAACCCCAACCCCAGACCACTACTCAACCTCAACTCCAGACCACTACTCAACCCCAACCTCAACCCCAGACCACTACTCAACCCCAACATCAACAGCAGACCACTATTCAACCCCAACATCAACCCCAGACCACTGTTCAACCCCAACCTCAACCCCAGACCACTATTCAACCCCAACATCAACCCCAGACCACTGTTCAACCCCAACCTCAACCCCAGACCACTACTCAACCCCAACCCCAAACCACTACTCAACCCCAACCACAGACCAATACTCAACCCCAACATCAACAGCAGACCACTATTCAACCCCAATGTCAACTCCAGACCACTACTCAACCCCAACCTCAACCGCAGACCACTATTCAACCCCAGACCACTACTCAACCTGAACATCAACCGCAGACCTCTACTCAACCCCAGACCACTACTCAACCCCAACCTCAACCCCAGACCACTACTCAACCCCAGACCACTACTCAACCTGAACATCAACCCCAGACCACTACTCAACCCCAGACAACTACTCAACCCCAACCTCAACACCAGACCCTGGCCCCGCTCCCATCCTGGTCGCTGTGTCTGAAGGGTACACCTTCTGTCCGGAACGCTGAGGCAGCCTTCCTGTCCCTGCTGCTCTTCTGCCACAG tgGCTCCAGTAGCAGTAAGATTGCAATTGACAACAAGATTGAGCAAGCCATG GACTTGGTGAAGAGCCACCTGATGCTGGCtgtgagagaggagatggagctACTGAGGAAGCGGATCAACCAGCTGTCAGAGAGGAACgcccagctggagagagagaactacataCTGAGagcactgagagacagacagagacactaa
- the LOC115182336 gene encoding ictacalcin, with protein sequence MSQVQQAMALLIAAFHKYSGKEGDKTTLSKGELKDLLNAELGEIMGKNTDQAKVDKIFKDLDANSDGSVDFQEYVTLVACLTMMCNEFFTKK encoded by the exons ATGTCACAGGTCCAGCAGGCTATGGCATTGCTCATCGCAGCCTTCCACAAGTACTCTGGCAAGGAGGGCGACAAGACAACCCTGAGCAAGGGAGAACTCAAAGATCTGCTCAACGCTGAGCTTGGAGAGATCATGGGG AAAAACACTGACCAGGCAAAGGTTGACAAGATCTTCAAAGATCTGGACGCTAACTCAGATGGCAGTGTGGACTTCCAGGAGTACGTCACACTGGTGGCCTGCCTCACCATGATGTGCAATGAGTTCTTCACCAAGAAGTGA